One stretch of Chryseobacterium indologenes DNA includes these proteins:
- a CDS encoding Pycsar system effector family protein: MNENLKFVLERCDHYIESIQSKSNLYIALNTFILTGVITLILSVDKNKVDNLMYFILVSMVIVSCCSIIKVLVALTPYLKTKNNRSLIFFGDVSKTEFSTFENSYKNVTEEEFMGDLICQIHSVSTGLSKKYKELNSAGRLVVVQFVLIIFWIFLYVFKNL, translated from the coding sequence ATGAATGAAAATTTAAAATTTGTACTGGAAAGATGTGATCACTACATTGAAAGTATTCAATCTAAAAGCAATTTATATATTGCTTTAAACACGTTTATATTAACAGGTGTAATAACATTGATCCTATCAGTGGACAAAAATAAAGTGGATAATTTAATGTACTTTATATTAGTTTCAATGGTTATTGTTAGTTGTTGTTCAATAATTAAAGTACTTGTTGCTTTAACTCCGTACCTAAAAACAAAAAATAATCGATCTCTAATATTTTTTGGTGATGTTTCAAAAACAGAGTTTTCAACTTTTGAAAATTCTTATAAGAATGTTACTGAAGAAGAATTTATGGGTGATTTGATTTGTCAAATTCATAGTGTCTCGACAGGTTTAAGTAAAAAGTATAAAGAACTTAACTCTGCAGGTAGGTTAGTAGTAGTCCAATTTGTATTAATTATATTTTGGATTTTTTTATATGTATTTAAAAATTTATAA
- a CDS encoding SEC-C metal-binding domain-containing protein, whose protein sequence is MAKQVIKNDFNKAVLKYPKIKLFWEEDNFICRGSVDIFDKMNVYWDSFNIKIVINIKKYPYYFPVVYLEDTRIPKNEERHIHSDNSCCVEVEQKQSLRARKGITIIQFLDEYVVPYFANQLYFEKEKMWANGDYQHGFDGKLQDYFEMTGIKNLLELQYLLSNLEKTFNLKMYEVCFCGSGKKLKYCHKESLKKILSLPKTQIENDLNAIESMMSKR, encoded by the coding sequence ATGGCTAAACAGGTAATCAAAAATGACTTTAATAAAGCAGTACTAAAATACCCTAAAATCAAACTTTTTTGGGAAGAGGATAATTTTATATGTAGAGGAAGTGTTGATATATTTGATAAAATGAATGTCTATTGGGATTCATTTAATATTAAGATTGTCATTAACATTAAAAAATATCCATACTATTTTCCTGTTGTTTATTTAGAAGATACAAGAATTCCTAAAAATGAAGAAAGGCATATACATTCTGATAATAGTTGCTGTGTTGAAGTTGAGCAAAAACAATCATTAAGAGCAAGAAAAGGAATAACAATAATTCAGTTTTTGGATGAATATGTTGTTCCTTATTTTGCCAATCAATTGTATTTTGAAAAGGAGAAGATGTGGGCTAATGGTGATTATCAGCATGGATTTGATGGGAAACTACAAGATTATTTTGAAATGACTGGTATAAAGAATCTCCTGGAGTTGCAGTATTTACTATCTAATCTTGAAAAAACATTTAATCTAAAGATGTATGAGGTTTGTTTTTGTGGATCAGGAAAAAAATTAAAGTATTGTCATAAAGAGTCATTAAAGAAAATTTTGTCTTTGCCTAAAACTCAAATTGAAAATGATTTGAATGCTATTGAATCAATGATGTCAAAGAGGTGA
- a CDS encoding N-acetylmuramoyl-L-alanine amidase family protein has translation MHKQNFKIILSFLLLLISNFVFSQKKFTLVLDAGHGGSDHGANRTYSDIGRIAEKDITLAITLKVGAMLEKNRDFKVIYTRKIDEYPSLSDRTNLANRSKADLFVSIHCNSSARPTAYGTETYVQGPNQNNENLEVAKRENDVIFLDEKDKQIFGSYNPDSPESLIALKLQQSKYLESSLLLGGLVEDNFVNKDKRSSRGVFQKNLHVLRMNAMPSVLIETGFINHPEESHYIASEKGQNEIAESIYNAIIDYKKAIDRKTGGSFTTKKPEPEKPAETPLKNDFRILLMSSPTKYNENDPALKGLNYILTLKENGQYKYYYAVTNMASVKDINLKTAKDAGFRNAFAVGFMPNQRISMGYYTLEVYTGDKLNGNSYILQNLKDVEREKDSGVFYYTYGKVYTLEDAVKLQKEVEAKGIKNTVIQKVYK, from the coding sequence ATGCACAAACAAAATTTTAAAATAATTTTATCATTTCTCCTTCTCCTAATCAGCAACTTTGTTTTCTCTCAAAAGAAATTTACATTGGTTCTTGACGCGGGTCACGGAGGAAGTGACCATGGAGCCAACAGGACCTATTCGGACATTGGAAGAATTGCGGAAAAAGACATTACTCTTGCCATTACCTTAAAAGTGGGAGCCATGCTTGAAAAAAACAGGGACTTCAAAGTAATCTATACAAGAAAGATTGATGAATACCCCTCTCTATCCGACAGAACCAACCTTGCCAACAGGAGTAAAGCGGATCTCTTTGTTTCTATCCACTGTAATTCTTCTGCAAGGCCTACGGCTTATGGTACGGAGACTTATGTACAGGGACCCAACCAGAACAACGAGAACCTGGAGGTTGCAAAGAGAGAGAATGACGTGATTTTTCTGGATGAAAAAGATAAACAGATCTTCGGATCTTACAACCCTGATTCTCCGGAGTCTTTAATTGCATTAAAACTACAACAAAGTAAATACCTTGAGTCCAGTCTTCTTTTAGGTGGATTGGTAGAAGATAACTTTGTCAATAAAGATAAGAGATCCTCAAGAGGGGTTTTCCAGAAGAACCTTCACGTTCTCCGTATGAATGCTATGCCTTCCGTTCTGATAGAAACAGGCTTCATCAACCATCCGGAAGAAAGTCATTATATAGCGTCTGAAAAAGGTCAGAATGAAATTGCAGAAAGTATCTATAACGCTATCATTGATTATAAAAAAGCGATTGACAGAAAAACAGGAGGATCTTTCACCACTAAAAAACCGGAGCCTGAAAAACCTGCAGAAACGCCATTGAAGAATGATTTCAGAATATTACTGATGAGTTCTCCTACCAAATATAATGAGAATGATCCTGCATTGAAAGGACTGAACTACATTCTTACCCTTAAAGAAAACGGACAATATAAATACTATTATGCAGTAACCAATATGGCTTCTGTAAAAGACATCAATCTTAAAACAGCCAAGGATGCCGGATTCAGAAATGCATTTGCTGTAGGATTCATGCCGAATCAAAGGATAAGCATGGGGTATTATACCTTAGAAGTATATACGGGTGACAAACTGAACGGAAATTCATATATTCTTCAAAACCTTAAGGATGTGGAAAGAGAGAAGGACAGTGGTGTTTTCTATTATACCTATGGAAAGGTTTATACGTTGGAGGATGCTGTAAAATTACAGAAAGAAGTTGAAGCCAAAGGAATTAAGAATACTGTAATCCAAAAAGTATACAAATAA